DNA from Prunus persica cultivar Lovell chromosome G6, Prunus_persica_NCBIv2, whole genome shotgun sequence:
TACTTGAACATGTCATCAACACCTACATAAAACTCAATACCCCCCAGTGCACCAGGTAGGATATCCAAATTGCACACAGAGTGATGCCTTGTTTTCAGAAATTATTATCAACTCTATATCAGAGCAAAATTTATCAATTCTATCATGTCAAAATACCATCAGTACCATAATCATAAATCGCATATAAGATTTCACCTATACCAAACTTTCGAGACGATAGTAGCGGCATCAAAGCTAAGCAGCcatacatcaactaaataaaacTAAAGCAATCAGCGAGAGATTATTTGTAAGGACAAATGAGACAAACCTGTAGCAATCTGAAATCGAACTTGGGCAGTCCAATTTGCCCAACAGTCAATGACCCAAACAAGTTCCCAAGCAATGCAGCATCAGGCACAGTTAACCCATTAACAAGCCCAGCAACAAACCCACCTAAGAAACTGTCTCCGGCACCTGTCGGATCAACCTGGTTCGTCGGAAAAGGCCCAACTTCCACTTCCCCATCTCTCCAATACACTCTGCACCCACGCCTCCCGTTCGTCACAACAACACAGCAGAGCTTCCTCACCTCCTCAACCTCCATGAACAAGGCCTCTTCCGCCGATGCCTTTAAGAACCCCATTCGCGGCAATAGGTGGAAGAAACCACTCTCTTTCAAAGCCACATGCTTCACAGTCCCATTGACGCCATCGAAAGCTCGGATCAGAGCCTGGATGTCCACAAACACAGTGTTGCAAATCTCAAGCAGCTTCTCCATCGTCTCGACCGTGACCTCCCCTCCGACCCCGACCGCCATTCCGAAATCAAACCTGGATTCGGGGAGATCCGAGGGCTTAATCGGGTCGCAGGAGCTGACCCGTTTCAGAACCCGGTCCTGGCGGCCGTCGCCGTCGACGCCCGAATCGAAATGCGCGTGGAACAGAGTGGTTTTGCAATTGGGTACAACAATGGGGTCACGAGGAACCGAGTAAGCGAAGTCGGAGCCGACTTTGGAGACCAGATTGTAGGGAACGGAGAGGCCATCGAAGACGTTGGAGATGAAAGAGGCTGCCCCGCCGAGAGTCTcggccaaaacgacgccgtccTTGATGAGAACGTCGTGGCAATAGTTGCCGGAGACTAGCACTCGGTGAGTGGAATTGGGTTGGTTTCGGTCTCGAACCATGTGGGGTTTGGTGGGTTGGGATTCGATTGTGTGATTTCAGGATCATCggtgagaaagaagaagaagaagaaagaaagttagggtttgagaggCGCCATTGAAgaaatgaggagagagagagagagagagagagagagagagagagagagagatttaagAGATGACGATGGGCACAGAATGAATACAAAGTTGGGTGACAAAGTTGGGTTTGGGTTGGCAAATTGTACGTGCAGGTGTCGCTAGGAGGAAGACGCGCAATGCGCACCAGAATATAGAGATgatatgagagagagggaaagatgGAGAGGAATTGAAACATATTTATAGTGTGCATGGATGGAGAGATCAATGGGTTGGGGGAGGAAGCTGACTGTTGTCGGTGATGGCCTCTCCTCCGTCCTTTGCTTACTTTGATTTGCGGAATT
Protein-coding regions in this window:
- the LOC18774215 gene encoding inositol 3-kinase, which encodes MVRDRNQPNSTHRVLVSGNYCHDVLIKDGVVLAETLGGAASFISNVFDGLSVPYNLVSKVGSDFAYSVPRDPIVVPNCKTTLFHAHFDSGVDGDGRQDRVLKRVSSCDPIKPSDLPESRFDFGMAVGVGGEVTVETMEKLLEICNTVFVDIQALIRAFDGVNGTVKHVALKESGFFHLLPRMGFLKASAEEALFMEVEEVRKLCCVVVTNGRRGCRVYWRDGEVEVGPFPTNQVDPTGAGDSFLGGFVAGLVNGLTVPDAALLGNLFGSLTVGQIGLPKFDFRLLQRAREEVQRRKMQCVNCYERKDDKFRFVNAAGHEQFHASLGVAKQTTKCLAHEPQWDLPSSPPKSTEQVVLCQYTTQSKSLTGSVYEEAIKTVDVESKP